The following proteins are co-located in the Naumovozyma dairenensis CBS 421 chromosome 9, complete genome genome:
- the CDC39 gene encoding CCR4-NOT core subunit CDC39 (similar to Saccharomyces cerevisiae CDC39 (YCR093W); ancestral locus Anc_6.373): protein MQSVSQQSAALHTTIQDKEADYIIISHISLLLTSLNQENFTSIKSEIYYLLDKTSIQTYIKFWKRLLILCTNDIKEKGKFSTEDNLLHRLLKDLFETLIDKDFQFIQILLDQIFNNLEFRQLTSLTLDHLIRIFDKTSLREQKIIELLNPSSTLAELKTQISNIKMNNQKYFQTVLQKATPNSLESTFTALLVSLSGETLNDMVALLLSELLSPGSQNVQADPYRSYFTPAIVAEATTVGTHIANAFKGIPEDSIDWNRVFNLMSTKYFLKTPMKPTLASLSSLFAALHTGKLFDQFFNCDWHIIFKLELAIQLHKWSPQNGCLDLLAIEGTKKVCDSQDSMINNNTLLYLMAVATLDLEIFLLREELTNNPMLQLFQEFFFEDFNSYPVHLVYALINNMKHFTLLIENKNVIDEILVTLMVQIYETTPLAIGNIIDQLPNPDKIVDVGRILILKEKKPMGPLLQILLTKGKLDSFLNKLPFENAIKVLPTANSLGWENCNDFIKQNLDSTNTQIILDSLDTQLKLTESNVPMGSSQIFDMKTMHSLILILNAYPLTEPQLERFEKIQFLLLLAFPRLINFGFGHDDAILANVASPTIPQDIEKEMQNYLQKMYSGELAIKDIIEVLRKLRDSDNPRDQDVFACITHAVIAESNFFKDYPLDALATTSVLFGSMILFQLLRGFVLDVALKIILDFAKEGPDSKMFKFAIQAIYAFRIRLADYPQYCKDLLDQVPGLQTQSQVYQFIQDVAKSSEQQAQKPATQEIAKPKIEMIPLKYFVIDDIQFHVVQESPPKDFVEKVLFVVNNITIDNFDTKINDLKPILTPNYFSWFSTYLVNQRAKTEPNYHTLYSKVLVGINSEALHAYMLNDTLKQLYIILATRDIQLIDKNHLKNLSSWLGHITLAIDRPLKHQNIAIRELLLDAYSEKRLEVVIPFICRMLQLASESKIFRPPNPWTVGILKVLLELNEKANWKLSLTFEVEVLMKSFKLGMKAIDPSNFIGQPNIIDKLSGKSEALSFQQQQLEHQRQAVLMQQHQQQMMLYQQRQQQQQQQQQRLLSTGIADQAAFGLESTVPPNDNPFNNLSGSTIFVTHPDLKRIFQMALAKSVREILLPAVEKSSNIAVLTTSKIIMKDFATEPDEMKLNAAATTMVMQLAQSLARATSIDSLKEGIRTTTQSLAPNLMNSPNAPMDELDTAINENINTAVSLIEKAAMDKAVQDISEQLMQAVAVRRYHKERRADQPFIAPNTNPYALSLPEPLGLKSTGVTTQQFRIYEDFGKFIPTMESVPSMAIYKQQQQQRQQQQQQQQQQALGQQTSDQIGTVATTSPPISHQQVLHNKNITAQPNQAPTQVPGMAIQQSLQVSQPQNLPNGLQAELEQNHRVLVHLMDTLVSQMKENADKQSMEELGEQNQIKTTIYQILTFIARSGQKDQLALKVAQAVVNSLFATSESSLCREILSLLLEKLCSLSLVARKDVVWWLVYALDSRKFDVAVIRSLLDVKLIDVSELDNVLVTAIKNGMENSVSFAMKLIENTVLSDEPLLMRMDFIRTLELLGSLNDDSVKKFLTKNESLKILPVSKDTQTTKTEKYHLVFTEWVKLLQRVDSDDKIIFVFIRQLIEKGVLAQSDSFVEFIKASLELSVLTFKESDPTGEVFTAIDALGKLLMKLFVYQDFNKYSRSEYMNIIFSVFLLVFAKDHENGEGSFNERPYFKLLSNILYEWSILRNHNFIKVSDSQTRKELANYDVDFYNTFASYLHSLQPFAFPGFSFAWISLISHRMFLPIVLRLPQHGGWEKLMLLIIDLFKFLDQYTIKGNISDAISVVYKGTIRIILGISNDVPDFLIENHYELMNNLPATYIQLKNVILSAIPLKMLVPSPYGVELDVDALESCEEPPMVFYDPVADIASLKKPVDNYLRIPSNSLLKTIMNGLLREDYELKSGIGYDTLTVNSKLVRAIVLHVVIEAGLENGRTSSNAVFNTKSSYYQLLFDLVHEGSIELKFQVIQVMIEQLRYPNIHTRWMIFVLKNMFTSEGWSDEKSTVQEIILRSIIERILVNKPHPWGLSVIFTQLLRSDKVKLLELDFIKRVPEIENIIKQLVKHLSTA, encoded by the coding sequence ATGCAATCGGTTTCTCAACAATCAGCTGCTTTACATACAACGATACAAGACAAAGAAGCGgattacattattatttcacATATCAGTCTATTACTTACTTCACTcaatcaagaaaattttaCTTCCATTAAAAGTGAAATTTACTATTTGCTAGACAAGACATCCATCCAAACTTATAtcaaattttggaaaagattattaattctttgCACAAACgatatcaaagaaaaggGTAAGTTTTCCACAgaagataatttattacatAGACTCTTAAAGGATCTTTTTGAAACTCTAATTGACAAggattttcaattcatacAAATCTTATTGGaccaaatatttaataaccTCGAGTTTCGACAACTAACTAGTTTAACATTAGACCATCTTATCAGAATCTTCGACAAAACTTCATTAAgagaacaaaaaattattgaattactAAATCCATCATCAACACTTGCAGAATTAAAAACACAAATCTCgaatataaaaatgaataatcaaaaatatttccaaaCAGTCTTACAAAAAGCGACACCCAATTCCTTAGAATCGACTTTCACCGCTCTATTAGTTTCATTATCAGGTGAAACTTTAAACGATATGGTTGCATTGTTACTTTCAGAATTATTGTCTCCTGGTTCACAAAATGTGCAAGCAGATCCATACAGATCATATTTCACACCAGCAATTGTTGCCGAGGCAACAACTGTGGGGACCCATATAGCAAACGCATTCAAAGGCATTCCTGAAGATAGTATCGATTGGAATCGTGTATTTAATTTGATGTCcacaaaatatttcttaaagaCTCCAATGAAACCAACTCTTGCCTCATTAAGCTCACTATTTGCCGCTTTGCATACaggtaaattatttgatcaattcttcaattgtgATTGGcatatcattttcaaattagaattagCTATTCAATTGCACAAATGGTCTCCGCAGAATGGTTGTCTTGATCTTTTGGCAATTGAAGGTACAAAGAAAGTTTGCGATTCTCAAGattcaatgataaataataatacattaCTTTACCTAATGGCTGTGGCGACTTTagatttggaaattttcttattaagAGAAGAATTGACAAATAATCCTATGTTACAACTTTTCCaagaatttttctttgaagacTTCAACTCTTACCCAGTACATTTGGTTTATGCCTTAATTAACAACATGAAACATTTCACCctattaattgaaaataaaaacgTTATAGATGAAATCCTTGTCACTTTAATGGTTCAAATTTATGAAACAACTCCTTTAGCAATTGGAAATATCATCGATCAATTACCTAACCCGGATAAAATTGTAGATGTTGGAAGAATACTAAtcttaaaggaaaaaaaacCTATGGGTCCATTACTTCAAATTTTATTGACAAAGGGGAAATTagattcatttttaaataaactGCCATTTGAAAATGCAATTAAAGTCTTACCAACAGCAAATTCTTTAGGATGGGAAAACTGTAATGACTTTATTAAACAAAATTTGGATTCCACTAATACCCAAATCATTTTAGATTCTTTAGATactcaattgaaattgacAGAATCAAACGTTCCAATGGGATCTTCtcaaatatttgatatgAAAACAATGCATTCTTTAATCCTAATCTTGAACGCTTACCCGTTAACCGAACCACAATTagaaagatttgaaaaaattcaattcttaCTACTATTAGCTTTCCCAAGATTAATCAATTTCGGTTTCGGTCATGATGATGCCATTTTGGCTAATGTCGCCTCACCAACTATCCCacaagatattgaaaaggaaatgcAAAActatttacaaaaaatgtaTAGTGGAGAACTAGCTATTAAAGATATCATTGAAGtattaagaaaattaaGAGATAGTGACAACCCAAGAGATCAAGATGTATTTGCATGCATCACACATGCAGTCATCGCGGAatccaatttcttcaaagattATCCATTAGATGCTCTAGCTACTACTTCTGTATTGTTTGGGTCAATGATCTTATTCCAATTATTACGTGGATTCGTACTTGATGTCGCATTAAAGATTATCTTGGATTTTGCTAAAGAAGGTCCAGATTCCAAAATGTTTAAATTTGCCATTCAAGCCATTTATGCATTCAGAATTCGTTTAGCTGATTATCCTCAATATTGTAAAGATTTATTGGATCAAGTGCCAGGATTACAAACTCAATCTCAAGTTTACCAATTTATTCAAGATGTCGCAAAATCATCAGAACAACAAGCACAAAAACCTGCAACTCAGGAAATTGCTAAACCAAAAATAGAAATGATTCCATTGAAGTATTTTGTCATTGATGATATACAATTCCACGTTGTGCAAGAAAGCCCACCTAAGGATTTTGTGGAAAAAGTTTTATTTGTagttaataatattaccattgataatttcgatacaaaaattaatgatttgaaaccaATTTTAACTCCAAATTATTTCTCTTGGTTCTCAACATATTTAGTCAATCAAAGAGCAAAAACAGAACCAAATTACCATACTTTATACAGTAAAGTTCTCGTTGGAATCAATTCAGAAGCATTACATGCATACATGCTTAATGACACTCTAAAACAACTTTACATTATTTTAGCCACAAGAGACATTCAATTAATCGATAAGAaccatttgaagaatttgtCATCTTGGTTAGGTCATATAACTTTGGCCATCGATAGACCGTTGAAACATCAAAATATCGCTATAAGGGAATTGTTATTGGATGCGTATTCAGAAAAACGTTTGGAAGTTGTCATCCCATTCATTTGTAGAATGTTACAACTAGCTTCAGaatccaaaatatttagaCCACCTAATCCATGGACTGTGGGAATATTGAAAGTTTTGcttgaattaaatgaaaaggCTAATTGGAAATTAAGTTTGACATTTGAAGTGGAAGTCTTAatgaaaagtttcaaattGGGTATGAAGGCTATCGATCCATCGAACTTTATTGGTCAACCAAATATCATTGATAAACTATCAGGTAAATCTGAAGCACTTTCAttccaacaacaacaattagaGCATCAAAGGCAAGCCGTATTAATgcaacaacatcaacaacaaatgatGTTATATCAACAAAgacaacagcaacaacagcaacagcaacaacgTCTTCTATCTACTGGTATTGCAGACCAAGCAGCATTTGGACTTGAATCTACAGTACCGCCAAATGATAATCCCTTCAACAATTTATCTGGTTCTACTATATTTGTCACACATCcagatttgaaaagaatattcCAAATGGCTCTTGCCAAATCTGTTCGTGAAATACTATTACCGGCAGTGGAAAAATCATCAAACATTGCTGTCTTAACCACAtctaaaattattatgaaagATTTTGCAACTGAACCTGATGAAATGAAGTTAAATGCCGCAGCTACAACTATGGTTATGCAATTAGCTCAAAGTTTAGCACGTGCTACGTCAATTGATTCTTTGAAGGAAGGTATTCGTACTACCACTCAATCATTGGCACCAAATCTAATGAATTCACCAAATGCACCAATGGATGAGTTAGATACCgcaattaatgaaaatattaataccGCTGTAtcattgattgaaaaagcAGCAATGGATAAAGCAGTTCAAGACATTAGTGAACAATTAATGCAAGCCGTTGCTGTTCGTCGTTATCATAAGGAACGACGTGCTGATCAACCTTTTATAGCTCCAAATACTAATCCTTACGCTCTTTCATTACCTGAACCTCTAGGTTTAAAGAGTACAGGTGTTACTACACAACAATTCAGAATATATGAAGATTTTGGCAAATTTATTCCGACTATGGAATCAGTGCCAAGTATGGCCATTTATaaacaacagcaacaacaaagacaacaacaacaacaacaacaacagcaacaagCTCTTGGTCAACAGACCTCAGATCAGATCGGTACTGTGGCCACCACTTCTCCACCAATATCCCATCAGCAAGTTCTTcacaataaaaatattactgCACAACCAAATCAAGCACCTACACAAGTTCCTGGAATGGCTATTCAACAATCCCTTCAAGTATCTCAACCACAAAACTTACCTAACGGTCTTCAAGCTGAATTAGAACAAAATCATCGTGTACTTGTTCATTTGATGGATACGCTAGTTTCCCAGATGAAGGAAAATGCTGATAAACAAAGTATGGAGGAACTAGGTGAACAAAACCAAATCAAGACCACAATCTATCAAATCTTAACTTTCATTGCAAGAAGTGGACAAAAGGATCAATTAGCTTTGAAAGTTGCGCAAGCTGTGGTCAATAGTTTATTTGCAACAAGTGAGAGTTCTCTTTGTAGAGAAATTTTGTCACTATTATTGGAAAAGTTATGTTCACTTTCGTTGGTAGCTCGTAAAGATGTTGTTTGGTGGTTAGTTTATGCCTTAGATAGTAGAAAATTTGATGTTGCTGTTATTAGATCTTTATTAGATGTTAAATTAATCGACGTCTCAGAGTTAGATAACGTTCTAGTCACTGCAATTAAAAACGGTATGGAAAATTCCGTTTCATTTGCtatgaaattgattgagAATACAGTCCTATCTGATGAGCCATTGTTAATGAGAATGGATTTCATTCGTACTTTAGAACTTTTAGGCTCCTTAAACGATGATAGTGTTAAAAAATTCTTGACTAAGAATGAATCATTAAAGATACTTCCAGTTTCCAAAGACACTCAAACTACAAAAACTGAGAAATATCATTTGGTATTCACAGAATGGGtcaaattattacaaaggGTTGATAGTGATGACAAGattatatttgttttcaTTAGACAATTAATAGAGAAGGGCGTGTTAGCTCAAAGTGATAGTTTTgttgaattcattaaagCGTCCCTTGAATTATCTGTTTTAACTTTCAAAGAAAGTGATCCTACAGGTGAAGTCTTCACAGCAATTGATGCATTGGGtaaattgttgatgaaaCTATTTGTTTACCAAGATTTTAACAAGTATTCTAGAAGTGaatatatgaatattatattttccGTCTTTTTATTAGTGTTTGCTAAAGATCATGAAAATGGGGAAGGTTCATTTAACGAAAGACcttatttcaaattattgtCAAACATTTTATATGAATGGAGTATTCTTCGTaatcataattttattaaagtTTCAGATTCTCAAACAAGGAAAGAATTGGCTAATTATGACGTTGATTTTTACAACACTTTTGCATCTTATTTACACTCGTTGCAACCTTTTGCATTCCCAGGCTTTTCATTTGCATGGATATCTTTGATTTCTCATAGAATGTTTTTACCAATCGTATTACGACTACCTCAACATGGTGGATGGGAAAAACTAATGTTGTTGatcattgatttatttaaatttttggACCAATACACCATTAAAGGAAATATTTCAGATGCTATTTCTGTTGTCTATAAGGGAACCATTCGTATAATATTAGGTATTTCTAATGATGTTCCAGATTTCTTAATTGAAAATCATTACGAATTGATGAATAATCTACCTGCCACCTATATTCAGTTAAAGAATGTCATATTATCTGCTATTCCATTGAAAATGCTTGTTCCAAGCCCATATGGCGTTGAGCTTGATGTTGATGCTCTTGAATCATGTGAAGAACCACCAATGGTATTTTATGATCCAGTTGCTGATATTGCTTCTTTGAAGAAACCTGTGGATAACTATTTACGTATTCcttctaattcattattgaaaaccATAATGAATGGTCTTTTAAGAGAAGATTATGAATTGAAGAGTGGTATTGGATATGATACGTTAACTGTTAACAGTAAATTAGTTCGTGCTATTGTTTTACATGTTGTAATTGAAGCAGGCTTAGAAAATGGAAGAACATCATCTAATGCAGTATTCAATACAAAATCTTCATACtatcaattattatttgatttagTTCATGAGGGATCTATTGAGTTAAAATTCCAGGTTATTCAAGTAATGATTGAACAATTACGTTATCCAAATATACATACACGTTGGatgatttttgttttaaagAATATGTTTACATCAGAAGGTTGGTCAGATGAAAAATCTACCGtacaagaaataattttaaGAAGTATAATTGAACGAATTCTTGTTAATAAACCACATCCATGGGGGTTGTCTGTTATTTTCACTCAATTATTAAGATCAGATAAAGTCAAATTGTTAGAATTGGACTTCATTAAAAGGGTTCCAGagattgaaaatatcatcaaacAACTAGTCAAACATTTATCAACTGCttga
- the CDC50 gene encoding aminophospholipid translocase regulatory protein CDC50 (similar to Saccharomyces cerevisiae CDC50 (YCR094W) and YNR048W; ancestral locus Anc_6.374) — protein MFLFRKRSMPETQDDDISLNNKSRRPPNTAFRQQRLKSWQPILSPRSVLPLLICIVCVFLPIGIGLIITAYGVQDLSIDYSKCDVLAPRSDEFEEIPSKYIRHHFKKRLHSKPSWRLVQNENDEEEIVCQLQFEIPNKINKSIYVYYKLSNFYQNHRSYVESFDHNQLKGKVVKLDKLNTACRPLRTYHRGEEDEKIVYPCGLIANSMFNDTFSNKFVNIDSDDDGVEDYLLTNKKISWSIDRHHRFKRTHYNVSDIVPPPNWMKKFPDGYSEDNLPNLEEWEELQVWMRTAAFPKFYKLALKNETSALKAGNYTIDIGLNYPVSIFGGSKSFIISTSVGIGGRNVSLGVVFLIVTCVGGLFAMIFLVTLCLQPRTMGDHSYLNFDEEEDNSNENRIKDATTSLREIL, from the coding sequence ATGTTTTTATTTAGGAAACGATCTATGCCAGAGAcacaagatgatgatatatcATTAAACAATAAATCAAGAAGACCACCAAACACAGCATTTAGACAACAACGATTAAAATCATGGCAACCAATCTTATCTCCAAGAAGTGTATTACCTTTACTTATATGTATAGTTTGTGTTTTTTTACCTATTGGTATTGGATTAATTATAACAGCTTATGGTGTTCAAGATTTATCTATTGATTATAGTAAATGTGATGTTTTGGCACCTCGAAGcgatgaatttgaagagATTCcaagtaaatatattagaCATCATTTTAAAAAACGTCTTCATAGTAAACCATCATGGAGACTTGTTCagaatgaaaatgatgaagaggaaaTCGTTTGTCAATTACAATTTGAAATACCGAATAAGATTAATAAATCTATTTATGTTTATTATAAATTGTCAAATTTTTACCAAAATCATAGAAGTTATGTGGAATCATTTGATCATAATCAATTAAAGGGTAAAGTTGttaaattagataaattgAATACAGCATGTAGACCCTTAAGAACATATCATCGtggtgaagaagatgaaaagatAGTTTATCCCTGTGGATTAATTGCGAATTCTATGTTTAATGATACATTTTCTAATAAGTTTGTTAATATTGatagtgatgatgatggtgtTGAAGATTATTTGTTAactaataagaaaatttcaTGGAGTATTGATCGTCATCATCGATTTAAAAGGACACATTATAATGTTAGTGATATTGTACCACCACCAAATtggatgaagaaatttccCGATGGGTATAGTGAAGATAATTTACCCAATCTTGAAGAATGGGAAGAATTACAAGTTTGGATGAGAACAGCTGCTTTCCCTAAGTTTTATAAATTAGCATTAAAGAATGAAACCAGTGCTTTAAAGGCAGGTAATTATACTATTGATATTGGATTAAATTATCCTGTATCAATATTTGGTGGTAGTAAATCATTTATAATAAGTACATCAGTTGGTATTGGTGGACGTAATGTCTCATTAGGCGTTGTATTTTTAATTGTAACGTGTGTGGGAGGATTATTTGCAATGATTTTCCTTGTTACTTTATGTTTACAACCAAGAACTATGGGAGATCattcatatttaaattttgatgaagaagaggatAATTCTAATGAAAATAGGATTAAAGATGCGACGACGTCACTAAGAGAGATATTGTGA
- the OCA4 gene encoding Oca4p (similar to Saccharomyces cerevisiae YCR095C; ancestral locus Anc_6.377) produces the protein MLVPPANFGIAEDGIYRCSKIETINLSFLETLNLKKIIFIGGQEPSKFFKEFFNRSSINWNIIKISEFHTTTTATTTTTTKPTDNNNNNNQSSSQIPPPPSSSSSITTSASTSTSTSSSSSNGNSINDNNVNNNNDTSTIISNTKKNTIRNSKIDYINKPYHLNDNDDLMLIKSKCLKKTFQLLLNSNNFNILLVDKTALIISILRKIQKWHISSIINEYRLFSGKNRSYFAETFLEFINIIIKQDYDTIESDSNNPDNNVETDHTHHSISITVPKLDLTTSPQHNQLLTTNNNLSSKQMQRNLSSLSEINEDDLCNDIVIPSRLLNIVNDAELEAINEREIIQQQEQDENNQSSSSSSVPSFQRSPSILKSLSISAASNSTSIENTNTSSSSSITKNNNTNNHTYTLSFKKKEYNDFVYYKPSHNNNNINSSTNDNNDNNSIILKIPKESSLPNWFKFQRDLWEKENAPDKYNFYKEHIFI, from the coding sequence ATGCTGGTACCTCCTGCAAACTTTGGTATCGCTGAAGATGGAATATATAGATGCTccaaaattgaaacaattaattTATCCTTCTTAGAGACTCTAAAtctgaaaaaaattatattcatagGTGGTCAAGAACCttccaaattctttaaagaattttttaatagatcatcaattaattggaacataattaaaatatctGAATTCCATACAACTACAACTgctacaacaacaacaacaacaaaacccactgataataataataataataatcaatcaTCCTCACAAATCCCTCCGCCTCCTTCCTCATCTTCGTCGATTACTACATCTGCATCTACATCCACATCTACATCTtcctcatcttctaatGGTAACtcaataaatgataataacgttaacaataacaatgataCTAGCacaataatatcaaatacaaaaaaaaatacaatacGGAATAGTaaaattgattatattaataaacCATATCATTTAaacgataatgatgatttaatgcttattaaatcaaaatgtttgaaaaagacattccaattattattaaattcaaacaactttaatatattattagttgATAAAACTGCATTGATTATAAGTATATTAaggaaaattcaaaaatggCATATCTCTTcaataattaatgaatatagATTATTCTCTGGGAAAAATAGAAGTTATTTCGCTGAAAcatttttggaattcattaatatcataATTAAACAAGATTATGATACTATTGAATCAGACTCAAACAATCCTGATAATAATGTGGAAACTGATCACACACATCATTCCATATCAATAACAGTCCCTAAACTCGACTTAACTACATCACCGCAGCATAACCAACTCCTCACAACAAATAACAACCTCTCATCAAAGCAAATGCAAAGAAATTTGTCAAGTTTATCagaaattaatgaagatgatctTTGCAACGATATTGTAATACCATCaagattattgaatataGTAAATGATGCAGAATTGGAAGCTATAaatgaaagagaaattatacaacaacaagaacaagacgaaaataatcaatcgtcttcctcatcatcagtGCCTTCATTCCAAAGATCTCCTTCGATCttgaaatcattatcaatttcagCAGCATCCAATTCTACATCTATAGAAAACACAAATAccagtagtagtagtagtataacgaagaataataacacaAACAATCATACATATACATTatcattcaagaaaaaggaatatAATGACTTCGTCTATTACAAACCATCgcataataataacaacataaattcatcaactaatgataacaatgataataattcaatcattttgaaaattccaaaagaaTCATCATTACCTAATTGGtttaaatttcaaagagATTTATGGGAAAAGGAAAACGCTCctgataaatataatttttataaagaacatatatttatttaa
- the NCE101 gene encoding Nce101p (similar to Saccharomyces cerevisiae NCE101 (YJL205C); ancestral locus Anc_1.129) — protein MTQMYLLGKYLDPTLAVAVGLASYYFYERRMSSTSTSASGRPTLLTLLKSRYNKGQ, from the exons ATGACACAGATGTACCTATTGGGCAA ATATCTTGATCCTACGCTAGCCGTTGCAGTGGGATTGGCCAGTTATTACTTTTATGAGAGGCGGATGAGCAGCACAAGTACCAGTGCCAGCGGAAGACCCACGTTATTGACCTTGTTGAAGAGTCGATACAACAAGGGCCAGTGA
- the FUB1 gene encoding Fub1p (similar to Saccharomyces cerevisiae YCR076C; ancestral locus Anc_6.349) translates to MMPESSNKKIIPIIDDKLSLTISLIFHSLSMAYDNDNNNDSEHNIPIDIIEYDKINDPVISNGLKFIKLKYKYAKHHPNSYDDNIIFTLIVTEIESNKFVSILSYQNLLTNNEKDDNANEDDDEIVSPRSAILSYSKDLKITKEQEQVNSDTTNFQYSNLNEYFKKKNISENDLKQIENNIRRKLTILPFSSSQDKGNVAVSSNDNNNKNDLLRIDNDRNMNIERRINTERSRPNNDLDLPKFEDEYEINTFKDIRSGDNKNPLLHNYGDNDLYPTGQKYPNLNDPNSLNPTAIRNKYGPDHPHFQGGMTFDPLQRNKDEIDQSENRGPGWIPGAKYDDPFGRPPPSGNTGNNLFPGSSGGNNGFGFI, encoded by the coding sequence ATGATGCCAGAATCatcaaacaagaaaattataCCAATCATTGACGATAAATTATCATTgacaatatcattaatattccATTCATTATCGATGGCATATGACAAcgacaataataatgacagTGAGCATAATATCCCTATAGATATCattgaatatgataaaATCAATGACCCAGTGATATCTAATGGtttgaaatttatcaaattgaaatataaatatgcAAAACATCATCCTAATTCTTATGATGATAACATCATCTTTACATTAATAGTGAcagaaattgaatcaaataaGTTTGTTTCCATATTATCATACCAAAATCTACTCACAAATAACGAAAAGGATGATAATGCAaatgaggatgatgatgaaattgtcTCTCCTAGAAGTGCCATTTTAAGTTATTCTaaagatttaaaaattacaaaagaacaagaacaagtaAATTCTGATACAACAAATTTTCAGTATTctaatttaaatgaatattttaagaagaagaatatttcagaaaatgatttaaaacaaattgaaaataatataagaAGGAAATTAACAATATTACCATTTTCAAGTTCACAAGATAAGGGGAATGTTGCTGTATCTTCAAACgacaacaataacaagAATGATCTATTAAGAATAGATAATGATAGAAACATGAACAtagaaagaagaatcaaCACTGAACGTTCAAGGccaaataatgatttagatttacctaaatttgaagatgaatatgaaatcAACACATTCAAAGACATTCGTAGTGGTGACAACAAGAACCCATTACTCCATAATTATGgtgataatgatttatatCCAACTGGTCAAAAATATccaaatttaaatgatccaaattcattaaatccAACAGCAATACGGAATAAATATGGACCCGATCATCCTCATTTTCAAGGTGGGATGACATTTGATCCCttacaaagaaataaagatgaaattgatcaaAGTGAAAATAGAGGACCTGGTTGGATACCTGGAGCTAAGTATGATGATCCATTTGGTAGACCACCACCATCTGGAAATACTGGTAATAATCTATTCCCTGGTAGTAGTGGTGGCAACAATGGATTTGGATTTATTTAA
- the EGO2 gene encoding Ego2p (similar to Saccharomyces cerevisiae YNR034W-A and YCR075W-A; ancestral locus Anc_6.348), which yields MGLSESRIPNCIGTLIFDNNNNIIDATGIGETKLKEISELSIAQLDSNGFGLLREENENLIIQLWREDDKKLPFSLKNQHLVWIRKILHILILIYVLKINHIRIWKL from the coding sequence ATGGGTTTATCAGAAAGTAGAATACCAAATTGTATTGGAACATTAatctttgataataataataatatcattgatGCAACTGGGATTGGTGAAACCaaattaaaggaaattTCAGAATTATCAATTGCACAATTAGATTCAAATGGATTTGGATTATTAcgtgaagaaaatgaaaatttaatcATTCAATTATGGAgagaagatgataaaaaattgccattttcattaaagaaTCAACATCTGGTTTGGATAAGGAAAATTCTCCATATTCTTATATTGATTTACGTACTCAAGATAAACCACATAAGAATATGGAAATTATGA